The genomic interval TAAAATTCCGCCGCTTTTTTTTCTTTAAGTTTTTCGAATACCTTTCGCTCCCGCGATGCCTCTACATAGCCGGACTGGAGTTTTGCCCGCTCCTGTGCAAGGTGCCGAAGATCCTGCTGCAGAACACTGCTCCTATGCTCCATTCTCCGTATATAGTTTTCTGCGGCCATACGGGTTACTATATCGTTTCCTGCCGCGGCCCCGGAAACAAATGCCCGCCGTCGGTTCTGTCCGCATTCATCAATTTTCTGACGAAGAGACTCCATGCGACCGGTAACTTCACCGAGTTTTATTTCCCACTCCCGTTCCCGGTACTCCTTAAGTTCCAGCAGTTTCTGCAGCTTGAAATGAAAGCGTCGCATTTTCTATGTAGACTCCGCCAATGTTCGCAATGTTTCCAGAGTATCGTTGATCTTTGCCTGCTCATCGATTCCCTGAACAAGAAAATCGCGGATAGCAGGCATTTTGGCAATCGCCTCATCAACAAGGGAGTTGGCTCCCTTGACGTAGGCACCTACATTAATCAGGTCCTCCGATTCATAATAGGCAGACAGCAGCTGTCTCAGCTTTCCCGCCGCCCGCAGATCTTGATCCTGGGCGACCTTGTTGCCCAGCCGGGACAGAGAATCGAGGACATCCACCGCTGGGTAGTGATATCTCTGGGCAAGCTGCCGGCTCAGGATTACATGTCCGTCGAGGATACCCCGCACGGTATCCGCCACCGGATCGTCCATATCATCGGCATCCACCAGAATCGAGTAAAACCCGGTAATCGTCCCTTTGTCTGATGTACCGCAGCGTTCCAGAAGCTTGGGCAACATGGAAAACACCGACGGAGTATAGCCCCGCGTAGCCGGCGGCTCACCGACTGCAAGACCGATCTCCCGCTGAGCCCGGGCAAAACGGGTTACCGAATCAAAGAGAAGCATTACATCTTTACCCTGATCCCTGAAGTACTCTGCGATTGCTGTTGCAACATAGGCGCCCCTGAGCCTGGCCAAAGGCGGTGTGTCAGAGGAAGAGACCACCAGCACAGATCGCTTGAGTCCTTCTTCGCCCAGATCGTTTTCGATAAACTCCTTGACCTCCCTTCCCCTCTCACCAATCAAGGCAATAACGTTGACATCGGCGGAGGTATTACGGGCGATCATCCCGAGAATTGTAGACTTTCCCACGCCGGAGCCGGAAAATATACCCAGTCGCTGTCCTTTGCCCACAGGAGTAAAGGCGTCCAGGGCTCTGACCCCGGTGACAATCCGCTCCTGGATGATACTGCGGCGGAGCACATCAGGCGGTTCCGCGATTACCGGGTAGGTCTCCACGGAACCGAGGGTAGGACCGTCATCCATGGGATGACCAAGACTGTCCAGGACCCGTCCCAGAAGCCTGGGAGAAACGGGTACCGACAGGGATTCTCCCATAGCGGTTACCCGGCAGCCTGACTCAATGCCTTCCATACCAAGAAAGGGCATCAGCTGCACAGAATCCTCGGAAAAACCTACGATCTCCGCCGGTACATTTCCCCTGCCCTTGGGAACATCTATATGACACAGCTCCCCGACCATTCCGTGGGGTCCGTGGCTTTCGATCATAAGACCCTTTACCCTTTGGACCAGCCCGGTATACTTAATGGGATCAAAATCGCTGAGTACGGTGTTATACTTTTCGAACATCCTCCCCTCCCTTAAAGGATGACCTGGAAGCTCAGGCCTCTCCTTTCTCCCGGATAGGAGCCATCTCCAGGATTTTTTCCTCTATCTCGTTAAATTGAGATTTAATTCTGGCGTCGATCTCACCAAAATCGGTTTCAATTATACAGCCTCCCTGATCTACCCGGGAGTCCTCCATTACCGTTACCGACCGTACATTCTCCACCATACGCATAAAGTCTTTAACATGGTCAGTGGTAAGATCAACGTCCTCAAGGTTGACTCTGAGAATAACGTCACCACGGCTCTTGAGCTTTCTCAGGGCCTGGATAACATTATTGATTACCACATTCTTCTGATTTTCCGAAATTACCTTTATTACCTTCCTGGCAATCAAAAGAACAAGATTTATGACCTGGGTCTCGGATTCTTCGATGATTTCCGTACGTTTTTCAATGGCAGAGCTGATAATGCCATGGAGATGATTAATCAATCTTTCGACCTCCGCCCGGCCTTCCTGGTACCCCGCTTCCCTGCCGGATTCAAATCCTTCCGTGTAGGCATCTTTACGAATCTGTTCCAGCTGCTCATTGGACTCCTGCAGGATCGTATCATGTTTGGCTTGCGCCTCCGCCTCGATTCTGGCGGCATGGTCTTCCGCCTCCTGCTTTATCTTTTCCCCTTCGTCCGTCTTTTCTTTCAGAACCTGAAAAGCCCGTTCCTCGGCCTCCTTGACGATATTCCCGGCCTCCTCTTCTGCAGAGGCAATCATCCCGGCCTTTTCCTCCTCCCACTGAACCTTGAAAGCCTCAGCTTCCCGGCGCAGATCATCAGCGGTGGGTCCGGTATATTCTTCCGCAGGAGCAGCGACCTCCACGGGCTTCTGTTCCTTGAAGGGTGTATCGAGGACTATTCTTCCAGAGCTTAGGTTTGTTACCTCCGTCGGCCGAAAAACATTTTTTGCCATTCCCTACCTTCCTAAACAACCATCTCGTCTTCGCCGGAGCGGGCGACGACAATTTCGCCCTGGTCTTCGAGTTTCCGGATAATCGATACAATCTTCTGCTGGGTCTCCTCTACGTCCTTGAGCCGGACCGGTCCCATGTATTCCATCTCTTCCTTGAGCATACCCGCGGCACGTTTGGACATGTTGCGGAAGATCTTGTCCTGAACCTCCGCTTCGACACCACGCAGGGCCTTGGCCAGTTCGCCGGTGTCCACTTCCCGCAGCACCTTCTGGATGGCCCGATCGTCGAGAAGTACAATATCCTCGAAAACAAACATGCGCTTTTTAATCTCTTCCGCCAATTCCGGATCCTCTTCTTCAAGACTCTCAATAATGGTCTTTTCCGTTGACCGGTCAACCATATTGAGTATCTCGACTATGTTCTCTACTCCGCCGGCGGCGGTATAGTCCTCGGAACTGAGGGTGGAGAGCTTCTTTTCCAGCACCCGTTCGACCTCCCGTAATATATTGGGGTCGGTACGGTCCATAGTGGCTATGCGTTTTGAAACATCGGACTGAATCTCGTGAGGCAGGCTTGCGAGAATTATCGATGCTTTTTGCGGTTCAAGATACGCGAGAATAAGAGCGATTGTCTGAGGATGCTCCTGTTGTATAAAGTTAAGCAGGTGCGCCGGATCGGTACGGCGAATAAAATCGAAGGGCCGAACCTGCAGGGAGCTGGTCAAACGGTTGATGATATCCACGGCCTTCTGGGCACCCAGAGACTTTTCCAACAGCTCTCTGGCGTAATCTATACCGCCGGAAGTAATGAAGTCCTGAGCCATCATAAGCTCCTTGAACTCCATCAGCACAGTATCCCTGTCCTCGGAATCAATATTGTCCAGCCTGGCGATCTCAAAGGTAAGAGCTTCTATCTCGTCCTCCCTCAGGTGCTTGAAGATTTCTGACGAGATCTCCGAACCCAGGGTAACAAGAAAGATCGCGGCCTTCTGCCGGCCGGTGAGCTCCTTTTTTAATCCCTTCTTGGGAGCCGCCCCGGAGGCTCCTTGAGTTTGTGCTTTAGCTTGTTTCGCCATATCAGGTCTCCTTCGTCACTATGCTACTCTTCAAGCAGCCAGGTGCGAATCAGCTGGGCAACATCCTCGGGATGCTCCCGGGCCATATTGATGGCATGCTCCTGCATGTCCAGCCTGGCCCGCTCCTCGACGGACATTTCGACATCCACACCCTCTTCTTCCGCACTTCTGAGTGCGGCCTCGCGCATTGCCTGATGCTGCCGGGAGAGCTCCTCTTCCCGCAGTCGCCGGCGGCGTTCAAGCTCGCGGCTGATCAGACGGAACACAATCAGGGCAATGATCAGAACTGCCACAGCAACAAGGGAATAGATTATCATCTGCTGCAGCCGCTGTCTGGCCCTGAACTCCTCATCCTCCATGGCAAACTGGGAGGTCCGGTCGAACTGCAGATGTTCAACCGAAACACTGTCGCCCCGGTTCCTGCTGTAGCCGATGGCATGTTCAACCAGGGTGCGGGCCTTTGCCAGGTCCTCATCGGTTACCGGTGTGTAGTTTCGGACGATGCTTCCGGTACTGTCGAGTTTTACGGTGCCTTTATCGGTATATTCCCGGCGCCACAGGCCGTCAATAGCGGCTCCGACGCTTATACGATTAATAACCCAGGGAGTTTTCTCCTCGTAGGTATTCTTCTGGTTTACCTCTTCATTCTGGGTAACGGAATTATTCTTGTATTCCCCGAACAGGGCATCGGCATCCTTGTATGATGGGGGCACCTGCCCCTCAACCCCGGGAGGGCCTTCGGGATTGAATCCTGTTCCCTTCCATTGCTCGTCTATGACCTCTTTGGAACGGGTAACAGAGGGAACTACCCGGAGCTCCGAGTACGGTGTGGCCGGATTGTCAGGAACCATTGTTATGGGAAAGTACTCCTCGGTTTCCACTACCTTCTTGCTCATGTCCAGGTCAATATCTACCTTGAGTACCCGGACCCGGTCTTCGCCGAAAATCTGCATCAGGGCCTTCTGGATTTCGTTCCGGTAGGCCATTTCCAGAGTTTCCTTCTGCTTGAGCTGTCGTTTTGTAAGTTCAAGGCGGTCAAAATCAGCCAGGTCCTCGAAATCGTTCAGGACATTCATATTGTGATCGCTTATCACAATGTTCTCTTCCTGCAGGCCTTCAACGGCGAAACGCACCAGTTTAACAATACCCTCTATCTTGGCCCTGTGGGTAGAAATACCGGATCCCGGGGACGGGGTAATAATTACCGATGCGGTAACCGGCTGCTGGCTGTCGCTGAAGAGCTCTTTTTCCGGCATCACCAGGGTTACTTTGGCATCATCCACGTCCGATAATGCTTCGATGTGCTGTTCCAGACTGTCTGTTATGGCCCGCCTAAGATTAACATTCCGTTCGAAATCGGTAATAGTCCAACGGTCGAGCTTAAAGACATCCCAGGGAGAGACTTCTCTGGGTATAAGGTCCTCCCGCATAAGAATCGAGACCATTCGCTGTGCGGTGATTTTGTCCTTAACGAAAATTCGTCCCTCTGCAGAAATGGTGTGTTCCACCTTCTCTTCATCGAGACGTATCGAAATTTTCGACAACTTTTCCTGATCGGTAATCGCGGAGGTCAGCAGCGGCACCATACTCGGCCTGGAACTGAAGGTCACAAGACCTGCCAGCGCACCGATTACCGCTACGACGATTACAATGAACATGATCCGCTGCACCAGGGACCATTTACTCCAACCGCTTTTTACCTGTTCCAGGAACTTTTTCAACCATTCGTTCATCTCCCCTCCCAAGGCACTAATGGTTAATTAGCTCCGTTTTATAAAGATATGTAACCTACCTGTTTATCATCTTACCGCAGAACAAGATACTTGGCTACCGTAAACTGATAATCTCTTTGTAGGCCCGTACAGCTCCGTCAACAACGGACTTCGTCATGGTTACGGCCATATTGGCCTTTGCCATTGCAATTGTAACATCATGAGAATCAACGCTCTCAGGGTCGGTAAGCATCGCCTGGGTCAGCGAAGTGCTCTCCTGCTGCAGATTGTTTGCTCCGTTCAATGCCCGCAGCATGGCATTCGAAAAACCTGTGGCCGTCCCATCGGCCGGCTGGTTCTGCGGGAGCTTGCCGTTCAAATGTTTCGGGTTCGTTGTCTCAAGACCAATTCTGTGTCCTGAAACCTGCATTGAATCAAAAATATCCATATCTTACCTACCTTCCTATATCCAGAGAACGCATAAACATGGTCTTGGAGCCGTTCACCAGGGCGACGTTTGCCTCGTAGGAACGGCTGGCGGAAATCATATCCACCATTTCTTCCACAATATTGACGTTCGGCATCTCTACGTAGCCGGTTTTCGGCCCGGATTTAATCGCATCAGGGTGAGTCGGATCATAAACAAGCCTGAGTTTCGCATCCTTGTCCTTGGTAATCTCCGCTACCCGTACTCCTTTACCGATACCGTTATCAAGACGCTTCGGTAAAAAGGGTATCTTGAAGTAAGGTTCCGACACCCGGGGCTTGAAGATTACCCTGCTGCGGCGATAAGGGCCGCCATCCGGAGTCCTGGTGGTATCCGCGTTGGCGATATTGTTGGATACGACATCAAGCCGCAGCCGCTGAGCGCTTAAGCCCGAAGCTGCCGTACTGATACTGGTAAACATTCCCATTGCTGTATTCTCCTATTTCCAGTCCGTCTCTTAACGCAGCACGGTGTTCATCTGACTGAACTGGTTCGCCACTGAACGAGTCATTATTTCATAGCGCAGCTGGTTCTGCAGCTCCGCCATCATTTCTTCCTCAAGATCCACATTATTGCCGTTATTATCAGCCTGAGTCAGATAATCGAGAACCTTCTTCGGCTTTACTGTCCGGTAATCGGTACTCGTATGAAAGGGTATATGCTTCTGATCGGTAAGTGCAGCCTGGAGGCGTCCTGTCGGTTTCTCCGATTCCAGTGCCCGCTGCAGTTCCGACTCGAAATTTATCTGACTCCGCTTAAAGTTGGGAGTATCGGCGTTGGCAATATTGTTCG from Marispirochaeta sp. carries:
- the fliJ gene encoding flagellar export protein FliJ yields the protein MRRFHFKLQKLLELKEYREREWEIKLGEVTGRMESLRQKIDECGQNRRRAFVSGAAAGNDIVTRMAAENYIRRMEHRSSVLQQDLRHLAQERAKLQSGYVEASRERKVFEKLKEKKAAEFYREQRKNEFVKQDDLNSSAAARRIEAGGKE
- a CDS encoding FliI/YscN family ATPase, whose product is MFEKYNTVLSDFDPIKYTGLVQRVKGLMIESHGPHGMVGELCHIDVPKGRGNVPAEIVGFSEDSVQLMPFLGMEGIESGCRVTAMGESLSVPVSPRLLGRVLDSLGHPMDDGPTLGSVETYPVIAEPPDVLRRSIIQERIVTGVRALDAFTPVGKGQRLGIFSGSGVGKSTILGMIARNTSADVNVIALIGERGREVKEFIENDLGEEGLKRSVLVVSSSDTPPLARLRGAYVATAIAEYFRDQGKDVMLLFDSVTRFARAQREIGLAVGEPPATRGYTPSVFSMLPKLLERCGTSDKGTITGFYSILVDADDMDDPVADTVRGILDGHVILSRQLAQRYHYPAVDVLDSLSRLGNKVAQDQDLRAAGKLRQLLSAYYESEDLINVGAYVKGANSLVDEAIAKMPAIRDFLVQGIDEQAKINDTLETLRTLAEST
- the fliH gene encoding flagellar assembly protein FliH, which codes for MAKNVFRPTEVTNLSSGRIVLDTPFKEQKPVEVAAPAEEYTGPTADDLRREAEAFKVQWEEEKAGMIASAEEEAGNIVKEAEERAFQVLKEKTDEGEKIKQEAEDHAARIEAEAQAKHDTILQESNEQLEQIRKDAYTEGFESGREAGYQEGRAEVERLINHLHGIISSAIEKRTEIIEESETQVINLVLLIARKVIKVISENQKNVVINNVIQALRKLKSRGDVILRVNLEDVDLTTDHVKDFMRMVENVRSVTVMEDSRVDQGGCIIETDFGEIDARIKSQFNEIEEKILEMAPIREKGEA
- the fliG gene encoding flagellar motor switch protein FliG, which codes for MAKQAKAQTQGASGAAPKKGLKKELTGRQKAAIFLVTLGSEISSEIFKHLREDEIEALTFEIARLDNIDSEDRDTVLMEFKELMMAQDFITSGGIDYARELLEKSLGAQKAVDIINRLTSSLQVRPFDFIRRTDPAHLLNFIQQEHPQTIALILAYLEPQKASIILASLPHEIQSDVSKRIATMDRTDPNILREVERVLEKKLSTLSSEDYTAAGGVENIVEILNMVDRSTEKTIIESLEEEDPELAEEIKKRMFVFEDIVLLDDRAIQKVLREVDTGELAKALRGVEAEVQDKIFRNMSKRAAGMLKEEMEYMGPVRLKDVEETQQKIVSIIRKLEDQGEIVVARSGEDEMVV
- the fliF gene encoding flagellar basal-body MS-ring/collar protein FliF, translating into MNEWLKKFLEQVKSGWSKWSLVQRIMFIVIVVAVIGALAGLVTFSSRPSMVPLLTSAITDQEKLSKISIRLDEEKVEHTISAEGRIFVKDKITAQRMVSILMREDLIPREVSPWDVFKLDRWTITDFERNVNLRRAITDSLEQHIEALSDVDDAKVTLVMPEKELFSDSQQPVTASVIITPSPGSGISTHRAKIEGIVKLVRFAVEGLQEENIVISDHNMNVLNDFEDLADFDRLELTKRQLKQKETLEMAYRNEIQKALMQIFGEDRVRVLKVDIDLDMSKKVVETEEYFPITMVPDNPATPYSELRVVPSVTRSKEVIDEQWKGTGFNPEGPPGVEGQVPPSYKDADALFGEYKNNSVTQNEEVNQKNTYEEKTPWVINRISVGAAIDGLWRREYTDKGTVKLDSTGSIVRNYTPVTDEDLAKARTLVEHAIGYSRNRGDSVSVEHLQFDRTSQFAMEDEEFRARQRLQQMIIYSLVAVAVLIIALIVFRLISRELERRRRLREEELSRQHQAMREAALRSAEEEGVDVEMSVEERARLDMQEHAINMAREHPEDVAQLIRTWLLEE
- the fliE gene encoding flagellar hook-basal body complex protein FliE → MDIFDSMQVSGHRIGLETTNPKHLNGKLPQNQPADGTATGFSNAMLRALNGANNLQQESTSLTQAMLTDPESVDSHDVTIAMAKANMAVTMTKSVVDGAVRAYKEIISLR
- the flgC gene encoding flagellar basal body rod protein FlgC: MGMFTSISTAASGLSAQRLRLDVVSNNIANADTTRTPDGGPYRRSRVIFKPRVSEPYFKIPFLPKRLDNGIGKGVRVAEITKDKDAKLRLVYDPTHPDAIKSGPKTGYVEMPNVNIVEEMVDMISASRSYEANVALVNGSKTMFMRSLDIGR
- the flgB gene encoding flagellar basal body rod protein FlgB, coding for MFYGTSFGKTLDLLHRNMDVAVLRRSVISNNIANADTPNFKRSQINFESELQRALESEKPTGRLQAALTDQKHIPFHTSTDYRTVKPKKVLDYLTQADNNGNNVDLEEEMMAELQNQLRYEIMTRSVANQFSQMNTVLR